From the Paenibacillus sp. MMS20-IR301 genome, the window ATGAGCACTTCAATCTGGAGAACTTCGACAAAGGCCTCCTGACTATCGTGGAGTTCCTGAAGACGGTGTAAGCCAGGCATTTCCGGCACAATTACAACAGCTCTAACAGTAAATAAGCAGACCCCACAGTCCGAGAGGACAAGTGCGGTCTGCTTATTTTTGCAGAATTCATTTATAAGATATAAACAACAAAAAAACCCTTGCAACACAAGGATTTCGGAATTTAAAACTTGGAGCGGGTGATGGGAATCGAACCCACGCTATCAGCTTGGAAGGCTGAAGTTCTACCATTGAACTACACCCGCAACTTAAATGGATAACCAGTTGTAAGAAAAACATAAATTGAAGACAAAATCTATTGTAGCATTGCTATAAACAAATTGCAAGTCTATTTAAGATAAGGACAGCTCTCTTGTATTACGATGGCAGACCGAGGAGCGGCTTCAGAAAGGCCTGCTCGAATTCTGCCGCCTTCACCGGCTTGCTGAATAAATACCCCTGTGCTTCATGACAATGCTGCTGGCGCAGGAAATTCAGCTGCTCCTTATTCTCTACGCCTTCCGCTGTAACCTTCAGCTTCAAGTGATGGGCCATGGAGGTAATGGTCGAGACAATAGCCGCATTGTTGCTGTCCTCCATCACTTCAGAAACAAAGGAACGGTCGATCTTCAAGCGGTCAATCGGCATATTTTTCAAATAATGCAGTGAGCTGTAGCCCGTGCCGAAATCGTCAATACTGATGAACACACCCAGTCTTTTCAGCCGGTTCAGCTGGTCAAAGGCTGTTTCCTTATCCAGGGTCATGCTCTCCGTAATCTCGAGATCAACATAACCCGGGTCTAGGCCGATATCCGCTAATATAGCGCCTATTTTACCGGCAAGATTCGGCTGCAGGAACTGGCGCATGGACAGGTTAATGGAGACGCAGATCGGCCGGTAGCCAGCATCCTGCCATTGTTTGTTCTGCAGACAGGCTGTCTTCAGCACCCATTCACCAATGGGAACAATCAGTCCGCTCTCCTCGGCAATCGGGATGAAATCCACCGGCGAGACCAGCCCGCGCTTCGGGTGATTCCAGCGCAGCAGCGCCTCCATGCCGACAATCTCTTCAGATTCCAGCTGCACCTGCGGCTGATAGACCAGGAAGAATTCATCACGCTCCAGCGCTCTGCGCAGATCATTCTCCAGCTTGAGGCGCTCCTTCGCCTTCATCTGCATAGCCGGAATGTAGCGGCGGATCTCCACTCCTTGCTCCTTGGCGTTATGTACTGCGGTATCCGCGTTCTGGATCAGCTGCTCCGCTGTATCTCCGTCTCCGGGATAGATGCTCATGCCCAGACTCAGCGAGATATGATACTCGCCGGATTCCAGGCCTACCGGTGTTTCAAACAGCCGCAGCAGCTCATTTGCCCGGACTAGACAGTTCTCCAGCCCGGTCCGCTCTGTCATAAGAAAGGCGAACTCATCGGCTCCCATACTGTACAGCTCTTCATTGGCTTTAACCTCACTGCCGATCCGCTGGGAGACCAGCTGCAGCAGCAAATCGCCTGCGTAATGGCCAAGCGAGTCATTAATATTCTTGAAATGATTGATGTTCATGATGACGAGTCCGGCGAATCCCCGGCTTTTATCATTCTCGCTCTGAATAACGATCTCTTCCATGCGCTGCATCAGGCGCCGTCTGTTCGGAAGGCCGGTCAGATCATCGTGATACGCCAGATAGTTAATCCGCGCCTCTGCCTGCTGATCCTCCTGAAAGGGCTCTTCCAGCGTCAGTCTGTAAACCCCGGTCAGCAAAAGATAGTAGGCTGCGCCGCTGCTGAGCATTCCGAAGAAATAATCCAGCTCCCCGACACTGAGCAGATTCATAAAGAAGACCTGGCCCAGGGCAAAAAACACCAGCGCACGGATGATGATCAGCAGTGAGGCTGACTTCTCAATGTTGCCCGGATAGACGATAATTCCCACTCCAAGCAGATAAACGAACAATACCGCCATATTCAGCAGATCCCTGGCCGTCTCCATCCAGGCATAGCCTGCCAGACCAGGAACAACCAGATTGGCCAGCACAAGTCCTGTCAAAAAAAATGCAATCAGCAGAGCCGAATTACGGAATACCTTGGTTTTGCTGTCAACGGGCACCTGCTCATCTGACCTGCTGAAAATAAAGACAATTCCCAGCGCACTCGCCAGCCGCGAAAAGGTCAGCAGCCACAGGGATTGTGCGGGATCAATATAGGAGGAAACTGCAGGAATACCGACGAAACTGAGTATATGCAGAAAATCAAAGATGCTGACACCTAAAAAAAGCGCTGAGGTATACAATCTTGCTCTGGATAATTTATTGGCAAATAATAACCATCCCTGGGCGAAAACCGCAA encodes:
- a CDS encoding EAL domain-containing protein, with the protein product MRQEERKTIHAAILGAALFLLIQIFRAPLGQIEDKDLILAFYLILGCCTVAFGFAVFAQGWLLFANKLSRARLYTSALFLGVSIFDFLHILSFVGIPAVSSYIDPAQSLWLLTFSRLASALGIVFIFSRSDEQVPVDSKTKVFRNSALLIAFFLTGLVLANLVVPGLAGYAWMETARDLLNMAVLFVYLLGVGIIVYPGNIEKSASLLIIIRALVFFALGQVFFMNLLSVGELDYFFGMLSSGAAYYLLLTGVYRLTLEEPFQEDQQAEARINYLAYHDDLTGLPNRRRLMQRMEEIVIQSENDKSRGFAGLVIMNINHFKNINDSLGHYAGDLLLQLVSQRIGSEVKANEELYSMGADEFAFLMTERTGLENCLVRANELLRLFETPVGLESGEYHISLSLGMSIYPGDGDTAEQLIQNADTAVHNAKEQGVEIRRYIPAMQMKAKERLKLENDLRRALERDEFFLVYQPQVQLESEEIVGMEALLRWNHPKRGLVSPVDFIPIAEESGLIVPIGEWVLKTACLQNKQWQDAGYRPICVSINLSMRQFLQPNLAGKIGAILADIGLDPGYVDLEITESMTLDKETAFDQLNRLKRLGVFISIDDFGTGYSSLHYLKNMPIDRLKIDRSFVSEVMEDSNNAAIVSTITSMAHHLKLKVTAEGVENKEQLNFLRQQHCHEAQGYLFSKPVKAAEFEQAFLKPLLGLPS